Proteins from one Candidatus Methylomirabilis tolerans genomic window:
- a CDS encoding BrnA antitoxin family protein, with product MKREYDFSGGKRGAVVPQTGKTRITIYIDDDILEAFRDRADASGRGYQTMINDALRAYLGKASQPMDEDTLRRVIREEIRKVG from the coding sequence ATGAAGCGGGAATATGACTTCAGCGGTGGAAAGCGGGGAGCGGTGGTTCCTCAGACCGGGAAGACACGCATCACGATCTACATCGATGACGATATCCTCGAAGCGTTTCGCGATCGAGCGGATGCTTCCGGACGCGGATATCAGACCATGATCAATGATGCGCTCCGCGCCTATCTTGGCAAGGCGAGCCAGCCCATGGACGAAGATACACTCCGACGCGTGATCCGTGAGGAGATCAGAAAGGTTGGGTAG